One window from the genome of Pedobacter schmidteae encodes:
- a CDS encoding NACHT domain-containing protein, which yields MDEISILNELKGLILIKTGIRTITPADCKRISIEISKTLNKNVSETTIKRLFGFAMVKHNFSKFTITTLSEYVSGESIDSWPAAMQINNNIPTNWSEVKQKVVKITDFTLKGIKNRSGMPYQMTISRKFAEHDFDEFFKSDHSFTTFISQPGYGKTILLSHLAEKFINNTAPGYKDSAILFLQAYTFFNADHPSLNFEDQLKTLLNIPKKESLLSYIHQNYQQTKGKFVIILDGFSELTLKKELKKQLFDSIINFICSIENTDSVKLVMSMRSTSWLRFYDLIRHSAYLRTKWFPGNYFNTNEVSNVPPLTEKEVDLIVANIDGPNSRQINPKLKAQLKFPFHIQLYYQLREEDPSFNYSTNITFHELISRFIQENIYRSNYYTEKILFLKKIIQLTNYGCMGEAVPKDNLIAELSAFKNAYMELLSDGIIMEEKRYEDYHPREFVRFIHPHIFEYFLFIELLEMFHLQVDKAFFQHIQKEYENETVRFQLLQWTIRFIIRIGDLKALNAIFDLPLNHFEHNYLILFIAENLKYRSRYSADTPYLLREHKLHEQLIEEMIYFDFVDPSYKEAIEVLIDISDTDEHTLVYHALLAVMDMLSLDEKKVSARMEQLDYLDSSGWDVSPYEILQLVHSKITNKEIAGNPLITQIEELQYPFLTGQAPLNTKQGVTYLLVIMLNLFYGSDEGTIKIIETIIKLHPKEFSKRSAFTIFMMNLMALSLSRINPGPKTDQLEKVLNYFHDNNDRFKITQYASSILKMTRAYQLKNQGHYELACDYCDECIHLFKRNHLNLNCLMMYNLVIAIYSELNNIIKVNEYKYERLCFMEENHISSKMFALPREFSEFKQR from the coding sequence ATGGATGAAATATCTATCTTAAATGAACTCAAAGGTTTAATCCTAATCAAAACAGGAATTAGGACAATTACTCCGGCTGATTGTAAAAGGATATCGATTGAAATCAGCAAAACATTAAATAAGAACGTTAGTGAAACGACGATTAAGCGATTGTTTGGCTTTGCAATGGTCAAACACAACTTTTCAAAATTCACCATTACCACCCTATCTGAATATGTGAGTGGCGAAAGTATCGACAGTTGGCCTGCAGCAATGCAAATCAATAACAACATTCCAACCAACTGGTCTGAGGTAAAGCAAAAGGTTGTTAAAATCACTGATTTTACCCTGAAAGGGATTAAAAACCGGTCGGGCATGCCTTATCAGATGACCATCAGCCGGAAATTTGCCGAACATGATTTTGATGAATTCTTCAAAAGTGATCATAGCTTTACCACTTTTATTTCCCAACCAGGATACGGAAAAACAATTCTGCTGAGTCACCTTGCCGAAAAGTTTATCAACAATACTGCCCCTGGATATAAAGACTCCGCCATTTTGTTTTTACAGGCCTACACGTTTTTTAATGCGGACCATCCTTCACTTAATTTTGAGGATCAGTTAAAAACACTGCTCAACATTCCAAAAAAAGAGAGCCTGCTGAGCTATATTCATCAGAACTATCAGCAGACAAAAGGGAAGTTTGTAATCATCCTGGATGGTTTTTCGGAACTTACGCTTAAAAAAGAACTAAAGAAACAACTGTTCGACAGCATCATCAATTTTATTTGTTCCATAGAAAATACAGATTCGGTTAAACTGGTCATGAGCATGCGATCGACCAGCTGGCTCCGTTTTTATGATCTGATCAGACATTCGGCCTATTTAAGAACCAAATGGTTCCCGGGAAATTACTTCAATACCAATGAAGTTTCTAATGTCCCACCGCTTACAGAAAAAGAGGTTGACCTTATTGTTGCCAATATAGACGGCCCCAACTCCCGCCAAATCAATCCAAAACTTAAGGCGCAGTTAAAGTTTCCTTTTCATATCCAATTGTATTACCAGTTACGGGAAGAGGATCCTTCTTTTAACTACTCTACCAACATCACTTTTCACGAACTGATTTCAAGATTTATCCAGGAAAACATCTACCGTTCAAATTACTACACAGAAAAGATCCTGTTCCTGAAAAAGATCATTCAGCTGACAAATTATGGCTGCATGGGCGAAGCTGTTCCAAAGGACAACCTGATTGCCGAGCTATCGGCATTCAAAAATGCCTATATGGAATTGCTTTCCGATGGGATAATTATGGAAGAAAAGCGATATGAAGATTATCATCCCCGCGAGTTTGTCCGCTTTATACATCCGCATATTTTTGAATACTTCCTCTTTATCGAATTACTTGAGATGTTCCATCTGCAAGTAGACAAGGCATTTTTTCAGCACATACAAAAAGAATATGAAAATGAAACCGTTCGTTTTCAATTGCTGCAGTGGACCATCCGTTTTATCATCAGAATTGGCGACTTAAAAGCCCTGAATGCTATATTCGATTTACCGCTGAATCATTTTGAGCACAATTATCTGATCCTTTTTATTGCAGAGAACTTAAAATACAGGTCGAGATATAGTGCCGATACGCCATACCTACTTCGGGAGCATAAACTTCATGAACAGCTGATTGAAGAAATGATCTACTTTGATTTTGTAGACCCCTCTTACAAAGAAGCCATAGAAGTACTTATTGACATTTCTGACACAGACGAACATACTTTGGTTTACCACGCCTTGCTGGCAGTGATGGACATGTTGAGTTTGGATGAGAAAAAAGTAAGCGCAAGGATGGAACAATTAGATTATCTGGACAGTTCCGGATGGGATGTTTCACCTTATGAGATCCTGCAACTGGTTCATTCTAAAATTACTAACAAAGAAATTGCGGGAAATCCGCTGATCACACAAATAGAAGAGCTTCAATATCCTTTTCTAACCGGTCAGGCTCCGTTAAATACCAAACAGGGTGTTACGTATTTGCTGGTGATCATGTTAAATTTATTCTATGGATCGGACGAAGGAACCATAAAAATTATTGAAACCATCATCAAGCTTCATCCCAAAGAATTTTCAAAACGATCGGCTTTCACCATATTTATGATGAACCTGATGGCCTTATCTCTTTCAAGAATAAACCCTGGTCCGAAAACAGATCAGCTGGAAAAAGTGCTCAATTATTTTCACGACAACAATGACCGGTTCAAAATTACGCAGTACGCTTCTTCTATTCTAAAAATGACGCGGGCTTACCAGCTTAAAAACCAAGGCCATTATGAATTGGCATGCGATTACTGCGATGAATGTATACATCTTTTCAAAAGAAATCACCTGAACCTGAATTGCCTGATGATGTACAACCTGGTAATTGCTATTTATTCAGAGCTGAACAACATTATCAAGGTAAATGAATACAAGTACGAACGGCTTTGTTTTATGGAGGAAAACCATATTTCGAGCAAGATGTTTGCCCTGCCCAGGGAGTTCAGCGAGTTCAAACAGCGCTAA
- a CDS encoding putative Ig domain-containing protein: MKRTSTLLELFKKYLLLLGLISITFASSKSYGQARVYANDVVASPNAMSSLLGCGPLGLGACYNTITVADPNNAKTNDNSTFARVSSSAGLALGIAAYQGELELKFPGTVPAGETSYIRINVNNPDLLNTLLGGNLGNVLTNVVGSVALGNRYFEAGARMGTGSGNNVLSGNSSTPFATENIKIIKDANGYFYIAITPQQAYDRVYVKDFTNALLGLGASSYTDVYYAFYGSGVDPCAQGFATSYEGTGLTVDLLGLGKAGVTDMERAIDADPNNFSQISLGALGVAGTISQNIYFETLSKSTDEFNVKIQAAPALLNAGLVNNVTLTAYNGATPVYEGTLGTVLDLDLLGLLNTGQPVAVPFAPGVPFDRVKITLSSLLNLSLTQTFNLYSITRSAARPTFVAPASNAVTVCYNSTASLTATTLPANELRWYDQLTGGAVLATTAYNGAYTTGQLTANKTYYVAARTIGCTEESVRVPIVVTVNPMVNFATTTLNNATVASVYFKQITAATGGTPGFTYSLAPANALPAGLSLSAAGAISGTPSVAGDFTFSIIATDTKGCTATAVFNLKVTDALAMATKVLPNGMVGTVYVTQVIPAATGGTTPYTYAVNNTTLPPGLTFDPATREIKGTPTAKGTFNIPVTATDANGNTVTQNYSIVVRDPLVLPAPHWQMEL, encoded by the coding sequence ATGAAAAGGACATCTACCTTGCTCGAATTGTTTAAAAAGTACCTTCTTCTTCTCGGTTTAATAAGTATAACGTTCGCAAGTTCAAAATCGTATGGACAAGCCAGGGTTTATGCGAACGATGTAGTCGCAAGCCCTAACGCCATGTCTTCTCTTTTAGGCTGCGGTCCCCTTGGACTTGGTGCGTGTTACAATACCATTACTGTAGCCGATCCCAACAATGCGAAAACGAATGACAACTCAACTTTTGCAAGGGTATCTTCAAGTGCCGGACTTGCACTTGGTATTGCTGCTTACCAGGGAGAGCTGGAACTGAAGTTTCCGGGCACTGTTCCTGCTGGCGAAACTTCTTATATCCGGATCAATGTTAACAATCCCGATCTTTTAAATACCTTGCTTGGCGGTAATCTAGGCAATGTATTGACCAATGTTGTGGGCTCTGTGGCATTGGGTAACCGATATTTTGAGGCCGGTGCCCGTATGGGAACAGGAAGTGGGAACAATGTCTTATCAGGAAATAGCTCTACACCTTTTGCTACCGAAAATATTAAAATCATTAAAGATGCAAACGGATACTTTTATATTGCCATAACACCTCAACAGGCCTACGACAGGGTATATGTAAAAGATTTTACCAATGCTTTGCTGGGCCTGGGCGCATCAAGTTATACTGATGTTTATTATGCTTTTTATGGAAGTGGGGTAGACCCATGTGCACAGGGATTTGCCACCTCGTATGAGGGGACAGGCTTAACAGTTGATTTACTGGGTTTAGGAAAGGCCGGTGTAACCGATATGGAAAGGGCTATTGATGCCGATCCAAATAATTTCTCCCAAATCAGTCTGGGCGCATTGGGTGTGGCTGGTACCATAAGCCAGAATATCTATTTTGAAACGTTATCCAAATCAACAGATGAATTTAATGTAAAAATTCAGGCTGCGCCGGCATTGTTAAATGCAGGGTTGGTCAATAATGTAACACTTACTGCTTACAATGGGGCTACGCCGGTTTATGAAGGAACGCTTGGAACTGTCCTGGATCTTGACCTGCTGGGTTTATTAAATACCGGACAGCCGGTTGCGGTTCCCTTTGCCCCTGGGGTGCCTTTTGACAGGGTCAAGATAACCCTTTCTTCTTTGTTAAACCTGAGTTTAACACAAACCTTTAATCTATATTCTATTACACGATCGGCGGCGCGGCCAACATTTGTAGCGCCGGCATCCAATGCGGTTACTGTATGTTATAATTCTACAGCCAGTTTAACTGCTACCACATTGCCGGCAAATGAACTGCGCTGGTATGATCAGTTGACGGGTGGAGCAGTTTTGGCCACCACGGCCTATAATGGTGCCTATACAACAGGTCAGCTAACAGCCAATAAAACTTATTATGTGGCTGCCAGGACCATAGGTTGTACTGAAGAATCGGTGCGCGTACCTATAGTGGTCACCGTAAATCCGATGGTCAACTTTGCTACGACGACCTTAAATAATGCCACAGTGGCTTCGGTTTACTTTAAACAGATTACGGCGGCTACGGGCGGAACCCCAGGCTTTACTTACAGCCTGGCGCCGGCTAACGCACTTCCGGCAGGACTTAGTCTTTCTGCAGCAGGTGCCATTTCAGGTACGCCAAGTGTTGCTGGCGATTTTACATTTTCTATTATCGCTACCGATACCAAAGGATGTACGGCTACTGCTGTGTTCAACCTAAAAGTAACAGATGCCCTGGCGATGGCCACAAAGGTATTGCCTAATGGAATGGTTGGAACCGTTTATGTTACCCAGGTTATCCCTGCAGCAACAGGAGGAACAACTCCTTATACTTATGCGGTAAACAATACCACCTTGCCTCCGGGATTGACTTTTGATCCGGCTACAAGAGAAATAAAAGGTACACCGACAGCAAAAGGTACATTTAATATACCTGTAACGGCTACTGATGCAAATGGAAATACAGTTACACAAAATTATTCCATTGTGGTTAGAGACCCGCTGGTATTGCCGGCACCACATTGGCAAATGGAACTGTAA